DNA from Coffea arabica cultivar ET-39 chromosome 10c, Coffea Arabica ET-39 HiFi, whole genome shotgun sequence:
GTAATGATTATCATTTCACCACATTTATGATTAATGTGCTATGTACTTTGTTCCACTGTACCAGATTGTTTGTCTAAAACTAGGCTCCGCCATTCTCAGGAGTTGGTTGAATTTATGGCCGAGATCAGACGGAATAAGGTAAGATTTGACCCGCAAAAACTCGTACTCACAGCTGGTGCAACTTCAGCAAATGAGACTCTCATGTTTTGCCTTGCCGAACCTGGCGAAGCTTTTCTTATCCCTACGCCTTACTATCCCGGGTAATGTCGTCAAACAAGCCAAGAGCTTTTTTGCAGGAAAATGATTCAGCCAGTTCCACCTATCAACTGTTTTTTTAACCCCTTCCTTTTTTCCTTATGGTCAGGTTCGATAGAGATCTTAAATGGCGAACCGGGGTCAAAATTGTTCCTATACATTGCTCTAGCTTGAATGGTTTCAGAATTACCAAGGCTGCCCTGGACGAAGCCTATGATGAAGCGCTAAAACTTAATTTAAGAGTGAAAGGGGTGTTTATCACTAACCCTTCGAATCCATTGGGCACGACCATGAATCAAGACGAATTTAATCATGTCATCAGCTTTGCGGTGTCCAAAAATATTCATATAGTTAGTGATGAAATATATGCTGGAACAGTTTTTGATTCCTCAAAATTCACAAGCATCATAGAAGCTATAATGGACCGGACCCTGGAAAAAACCGATATCTGGAGCCGAATTCATGTAGTTTCTAGCCTGTCAAAGGATTTAGGCCTGCCTGGATTCAGAATTGGTATGATTTATTCCAATAATGAAACGCTAATAGCTGCTGCTACAAAAATGTCAAGCTTTGGACTTGTTTCCTCCCAAACTCAATACCTACTTTCCAAACTTCTTGGAGACAAAAAGTTTACCAGGCACTACATCCAGGAGAATCAGAGGCGGCTTAAAAAGAGACAACAGGTGCTGGTCTCCGGCCTTCAAAGTTATGGGATCCCATGCCTAAAAAGCAATGCTGGATTATTTTGTTGGGTAGACATGAGAAATTTACTGAGTTCAAATGCATTCGAGGCTGAGATGGAGCTTTGGAAGAAGATTCTTTATGAGGTTGGCTTAAACATCTCTCCTGGATCTTCTTGCCACTGTACTGAACCTGGTTGGTTTCGTGTTTGCTTTGCAAACATGTCACAAGAAACATTAAACCTTTCGATTCATCGACTCCAGGCATTTGTCACTTCCAATGGAGATGGAAATTATCAGAATCAGAAGCTGTCCACAAGAATCTCTAGAAGAAATTCACTAGTGGTTAGCTGATCATTTTTCGTCAGTTGGGGTCTTGGTAATACTGCATGAACATGTTACATGCTtgtattttttgtaaatttctgggttaatttcacatacctcccctgaggtttttcaCAATTGCAGAAAGCTCCcctcaagttttaaaaattacacctacatcctctattttcactatttaagtaacatTCTAGGCCCAAAAGACTatacttttttcaaaattcctatAATACCCTTGAGTTATAATTCACAACCAAATGATTCACAGTCTCTATTTCATTTATCTTTACTTGCTATCACTATTACCTACCCATCAACATCTAAATcaccattaaataaatatttatctTTGCTCTAATGTTCCTCTTTTACCTAAAATTTTTATATGCAAGCTATTATATCAACTATAAACGCTACATCAGATACCCAAAAACTTACCTACAATCTCATATCAATATTAGATTTTACTTAATACATAATAATATTCATCAATATCACTAAATTTCAATTCCATGACTGCCACCTTTTTAACACAAAATAATTTAAACCATCACTACTAATATCAATATCCAATATATTCCATTGGCACAgagttcaaaatcaatcaaattctctCTATAGGAATAATATCAATAATTGTAAATCAAAAATAGAAACATAATACAGTTATAAATATATACCaagaacaatttttttttcatggcAACCATAACAGTATAACCTATATTTAGTTCCTATTTCACTTCGtatctttaatttttattttttatcattgTCACTATCTTCATCTCTATCTAGTTTGGTAATGAAATTAGTACTCAATTTGTCATTTGACAATTTCAATTTGTTAATGCCTATAAAAAATTGGCAACAAAAATGGAGGCAAGGAAACTATTTAATGATAATGGAAAATTCTCGGAATAGATACCAAGACATGTAAGTATTGATGGTTTGGTGTGAATGGTAATTTTACTGCCGGTGATAGTACACATTTGGTTGATAATAATAAACGAATgggtttgaaagaaaaataaatgcagGAGGAAGATAATAGAtagttaaataagaaaaattgtagtttgaattattggttgatAATAGATGAGAGAGCTTTAATATTTAAAAGAGTTTTTCAATGAGCTGACAATTAATGAAGGGCATTATTATCTTTTTATCACACCAAAGGAGATTTTCATAATTATGTAAATATCAAGGGAGCCAAAtgaaattattaaaattttagaggaggtttctgaaattatccctaaattttattttctagtAGTTATCAATAATGTACATAAGAAAATAGCAGAAGAAGCTGCCTTGTTCGACTCAATGATTATGATGGACCATGACTTGTTGGTAATAGTACAGCCATGAGATCCGAGTAGCAATTTCTACTTGGTGACTTCATGTTTCTTATGTACAAGAATAATTGAAGATATCAGAAGAACTTCGCGGTGGATGATTCCTATTGGGCATCTCGTTTCCATGTGTGTCACGATTGCAA
Protein-coding regions in this window:
- the LOC113715069 gene encoding 1-aminocyclopropane-1-carboxylate synthase 3-like, with translation MEMLSKKATCKSHGQDSSYFLGWQEYEKNPFNEDTNPLGIIQMGLAENQLSFDLLESWLARNPDATMFGSNGGSIFKELALFQDYHGLQTFKTELVEFMAEIRRNKVRFDPQKLVLTAGATSANETLMFCLAEPGEAFLIPTPYYPGFDRDLKWRTGVKIVPIHCSSLNGFRITKAALDEAYDEALKLNLRVKGVFITNPSNPLGTTMNQDEFNHVISFAVSKNIHIVSDEIYAGTVFDSSKFTSIIEAIMDRTLEKTDIWSRIHVVSSLSKDLGLPGFRIGMIYSNNETLIAAATKMSSFGLVSSQTQYLLSKLLGDKKFTRHYIQENQRRLKKRQQVLVSGLQSYGIPCLKSNAGLFCWVDMRNLLSSNAFEAEMELWKKILYEVGLNISPGSSCHCTEPGWFRVCFANMSQETLNLSIHRLQAFVTSNGDGNYQNQKLSTRISRRNSLVVS